The segment GCAGGCTGTTTTAATGAGTATGATATTGATGAGCAGGCTGTTATAATGAGTAGGATATTGATGAGTGGGCTGTTATAATGAGTAGGATATTGATGAGTGGGCTGTTATAATGAGTAGGATATTGATGAGCAGCTGTTTTAATGAGTAGGATATTGATGAGCAGGCAGTTATAATGAGTAGGATATTGATAAAGAGGTTGCTATAATGAGTAGGATATTGATAAGGAGGTTGCTATAATGAGTAGGGTATTGATGAGCAGGCTGTTTTATTGAGTAGGATATTGGTGAGCAGGCTGTTATGAGTATGATATTGATGAACAGGCTGTTATAATAAGTAGGATATTGATGAGCAGGCTGTTATAATACGTAGGATATTGATGAGCAGGCTGTTATATAATGACTAGGATATTGATGAGCAGCTGTTTTAATGAGTAGGATATTGATGATCAGGCTGTTATAATGAGTAGGATATTGATGAGTAGGCAGTATAATGAGTAGGATATTGATGAGCAGGTTGTTATAATGAGTAGGATATTGATGAGCAGGTTGTTATAATGAGTAGGATATTGATGAGCAGGTTGTTATAATGAGTAGGATATTGATGAGCAGGTTGATATAAAGAGTAGGATATTGATGAGCAGGCAGTTATAATGAGTAGGATATTGATGAGCAGGTCGTTATAATAAGTAGGATATTGTTGAGCAGGCTGTTATAATGAGTAGGATATGGTGCAGGAGGTGCAaaattctcgtttaaagtcagcatttcgctaattctatggtcgttataacgatctagtttgccaatacaacctatcatttggtcaaatgctgtctgacgtgtttcataccgattgttaggctgttcttgccacactgattttgactacggataactccgtttacctggtcaagatatagggctcacggcgggtgtgaccggtcaacaggggatgctttaagttactcctcctaggcacctgatcccacctctggtatatccaggggtcagtgtttgcccgactatctattttgtattgcttataggagttatgagattgatcactgtttgttatcttgcAAAATCATGCGTCATGCAGATATCTTACCCGCCGTTGAAGTAGACAGGCGTGCTATGGTGATAATTAAGTCAGTATTGTGTTTCCTTACTTCtatttcttcacctttcatattagGCAATAGATTATTGAGGAGTAGGATATTACCCACGTGACATCTCATTAAATTAGTAATATTGTATATGTTGTGACAACTGTTCAGTTCCCAAATGTACTGGAGACAGGTAAATGTACTGGAGACAGGTAAATGTACTGGAGACAGGTAAATGTGGTTGTGATTGTCCTGgacagtgtacatgtagaactTGTGTGATAAATCAATCCATTATGGTGATTATCTGTGTACTCATCATAATTCTTTCCTCGGCGGGAGATCGCAATAAAATACAGGCATTTCACAGTGGAAGATCACAGTCCCTGCACGGAAGTAAATTATTCACGACCTAACAATCAAAAGTAGTTCTAATGGATTGTGTtgtcttttgtttttgtacaaacGTTTTTAATATTTCCATCAGTTTGATTGCTTTAAGTCATACACGCTTTGATTTGTCAAAAGCGATTCTGTCTGGTATGCTGTacttcgattgattgattgattgaggttttacgcctacatgtatatagcatacttcaaatgaaatgattacCTGTGTGTTtaaaagaaacattttttttttctaaaacaatttaTGGATGGGGTAGATATGATGCATGTATTTTGCGACATGAAGCATAATTCAATCTTTACTAATACGCTGTATGTATCAATGCACGCCCTgtaaagtacatacatgtaattcaagtAGCGTAAAAACCTGAGgatagaaaaagaaaagaaaaaagagagaaaGGTCCCCAAGTCACTGAACACAGTCGCAGCAAAATGTTGCCCATTCTCTCGTACCAAGGGAACTGTGATCAATCGATTTCCATCCGCATTTTTGCACTTTATCTTCACACCTATTTAACCGTGGAAAAAGTGGGCCATCGTATAAATAATCCATGTGTTATTGGAAGAAGAAATCATGACGCTCAGAAACAAAATTGAAGATTTTCCGAGTTTGGGTGAGTCGCCCAACAAGGTAATTAATTATCTATAGCTCCACACAAATTAAGGTTTGGgtagttgttcaggtttgctcTGCCAGTATAATTCCATTAGAGAATGCAACTTATGATAACTACGTTCACCTACAGTGTTCCTTAGTCACTACTAGATCATACTACAAGATGGTATCAGAAACATCGTGCTTATCtacacaagaggcccatgggccacatcgctcacctgagtcaccttgtcctatatataaagattttccctttaaatTCGcgtgtaaaactttcatcccaattgtggcccccaaccaaccaacccccggggccatgatttttacaaacttgaatctactttatgTCAGGatcctttcatgtaaatgtaaacttctttggcccaatggttcttgagaagaagattttttaaagatttgtatgaaaaactttgatcccatattgtgaccccatcctacccccatggaaccatgattttaacaaacttgaatctacactatgacaggaagctttcatgtaaatgtaaagttttctggtccagtgattcttcataagatttttaatgatttcctctatatatttgtatgaaaatttttgatcctctattgtgctCCAACCTGCCCCCATGactttatcaaacttgaatttgcattatgtcgggaagttttcatgtaaatatctacTTTCCTGGTCCACTTGATCTTTAAAGACTCTCCCTAtaaatttgtttgtaaaactgtgatcccctattgtggccccattatatccctgggggtcatgattttgacaaacttgaatttgcactatgtcaggaagctttaatataaatttgcactttcctagcccagtggttcttgagaagattttccctttatattcacatgtaaaactttgatcccctattgtggtcccatcctatccccggaggtcatgattttaacaaacttgaatctgcactatatcaggaagctttcgtgtaaatttcagctcttctagcccagtggttcttgagaagatctttaaatgaccccaccctagtttttttttatttttgttgttatctcccctttgaagaaaacataacccctcatttgaacaaacgtgaaagcTCTTCACCTAAGggtgctttttgccaagtttggttcaaattgaaacattggttcttgagaataagtcaaaaatgttaaaatattacggacagacgacggacaacaggtaatcagaaaagctcacttgagctttcactcaggtgagctaaaaaatttATATTACTTAAATCCATGTACACAGCCCTAACAAGTTAGCGCACATTGTCCTTCAATAAGGTCCTCACTTCCGGTTTCTTGGTAATGTATTTCCCTGTATATCTGTGAGAATAATAATCGTCCAATCGGATATCTCCAAATATTCGTCGCATACCCACAAAATTTCTGAAGTCCCTCTCTTTTGGTTGTTTCCCTCTTTCGTTTTTATTGGTGACATCAAAGTATGAAAATTTATATGGTTCGGTAACGTAAGAATTTGGCGAAGCTTTTCGAAAATACTTTGATCTCGCGTCTTGTAAAGCCCGGATGTACGCGTCTCTGTGGATGTCCGGATTGATGATTCCATCCGTAATGACCCAGTCGTGGTGATCTTCGGTCTCTTTCTTCTTGTTTTTCTTACTTTGTTTGCTCTTGTGCGTCTTTTTCTTACATGCCTGCCGGCGATCATTTCTATTGTCTTTAAACGTAAGCGTGTCATTCCCATTTAATGGTGGTGTCACAACTGGGGGCAGGTTATCAAACATATCTATATCGTCTTTCAATTTATCATCTGTGGGTGTATCTTGTACAGATTGTAATTGCTGAACGTCGGGTGACGTCATTGTTTGAATAGAACGGAAGTAAGTTGACTCGGGTAGCGATCTGCTTTTAGGTATTCTGCATCGATGGGCAAAACTCTCTGTCAACGACTGAATCTGGGCTTGCATACCTTGCAAAGTCGGACTTCCAACAACAATTTTCTTCGGTGAACAACTTCGGCGAGAGTCGGGATTATTCGCATCGAACACAACGTCAACAGAATCCATCGCTAACTCATGGTAGAGTAACGCCATCGTCTTGTGCCTTTCTTTACTCATGAGATCAGCATCACAGGGTATACCATGAGTGTAGCGCATGCGCACTCCTATATTTTCCACCGAAGATTGTTCACAATGAGATTCGGGGTCTGGCAATGAAACGGCGAGTGTTCGATTTCCTGCGCTTCTGTTGCGTTTGCTCAGTTGAATAAACTGAGTGACCGCTGATTCAACTGTTGGGAGAATGAGTTTATGGTCACTTAAGGAGGTGTCTATATTTCTAAGCCTCATCGTCGCCGATTTGGGCCGCTGTCTGAGGAAGTCCATGGCGACAATGTCCGTCTGTTCCCGCTGATCTTGATTGGCAAACATATTCACATTTTATTGAAATGTCCAGGCTCGGTAATGGTCTGTGTTTCCTTAAATATAAACAAATCTTAGATAATCTTAAAACTGTCTCTTAGAAATTGAACGTTAACTTCTTTGAACATAAACAAATCTTGGATAACCTCCAGTCGGTCTCTTAAAAATTGAACGTTTCAAGTTGATCGTTTTTATGTTTTAAGTCTCTCGTGGTCATCAGGCTTGTACACGTGTGTATCgacaaaatatgaaactgaaaaaaaaaatagatatcaaACCATGGAACGCAGTATAGTGAAGGATGAACAGAAAGAATTACTTACTTCTTTTACTTTCTGACTTTATCAATCTgaaacaagtaaaaaaaaaatattgaaatgcatTACAACTTTCTAAATCAATGTTTAATTTGTTGTTATCGCAATACCGTAATAATTAGAAAATATTGACTGTTGTAAGAAACACTCAGTCTCAGATATTTTCATAGAGCCTTAatgttttcataaaatcttATTTGCTTAGTTTTCTTAATTACAATCTTTGATTCTTTGGCTTAAAGAAATTCACTGTATCGTTTTCTCGTGTGAAGGTGTGTATTTCAGATAAACAAACGTAATATTTCCTTTTGTTCATTCAAACGTACAGTTTGTGAATAGTATTTACTTTGTGGCAGAGTTTTAACGAAATAGGCCTTCAACCTGTCCTGCTGTGTGAAAAAATCAGTTAATTAAGCTGTTTGATCAGACGCTTTGTGATTTTGCTTTTGATCGTCATATTCATTTTGTTCCCCCGGTAATGTGAATAGaaagttataaatatttgtaatttatatCTAGCGCGCATGTTACAGGTACAATTGGTGCATCTACAGGAAACTCTTACCTACTGTCACACcagaaatattcaaaatgtgaGAATCCTGCATGATGGATTCATAATGTACTAGTATCCAAGACAAAAAGAGAGATCGAGAACCCCTTCATGTAACAACCTGGTGATTGATTTCTTAAAACAGATTCCGATGGTTGCTTGGCAAAACATATCAAACGCATTGTGTCTCTTTTGGTTAGTTTATTAAATATACTCCACCACGCACCTGTTGAAGGTTTTGCCAACTTTTTACGACCTCGGGTTCTCTGCCTGCTTTCCGCAAATCTCTAGCCATCAAATTTAAGTAAATATTAAATTGTCCATAAAAGTCTATGATGTTTGTCTTCGAATTAAAGCTTTCTAAATTGACGGATTACATTCTATTGAAGGACAAACGAAATGACGGGTAAACACTCAACAAGGAGTGCCATTTGTTGTGTTTAAAATTACCTTAATGCCGACATTCAATAAATTCTCCCCAATGTATCTGTTCTTTTTTTCCTCCTTTTATGTGTATCAGTAGGTGCCAACAATAAGAATTCCATTCTCACTCCATAAAATAATCGCCTTTAACCTGGCCATATTTCATTGCAGCAACTTATATTGCAGTGTCCCATCTATTGAACATGTGTTTTTACATCAATTTCAGAAAAAGACCAAGGTTCTCTTAATCCTGAACATCAGCAATGAGACGGTTCTGATAATCCCTGCGCATGCAAGTGACAGATCTCTTCCAAATGTGGACTCAGTAAAACTTACACTGagattatatattatgaatgaCACACAATCGTATTGTAAATCATGTCTTCAAGCTCTACCCCCATCCCCAGTGTATTTTAATGTATCGAGCCATATGCATACCAAGTGCAAACTGGGGCCAATGCTTTAGCTGCGACCACAGGTAACACACGTGGAAACTCCAGCTTATTATAAACTTGTCATTTTAAAGGTAAACCAAACTATTTTCTAAcatgatttcaaattttaatttatttcaaccTTTCAGTATTCTGTACCGAAATTGattttaacattaaaattttTGATGAAATTGGAAATTACGAGTGATCCTAAAAGAAAAGCGatcattgtgaattttactggaaattttaaaataaatatcccttcccaaattaatttttatgtatCCACTTACCCGTTATCAGAGTAAAAATTCCATTCAGAAATCCTCGTTCTTTATTACAACAACAATTTGTGATGCGGCGTTTCCATCAAACCGAGACGCGAAACATCAGTGACAATAGCCCCAGATAAACAACGTTATCCGATTATATTGACAGGTATCTCAGCACCTCGTGTAATCCTCATGACTCCCTGATTTATGAccaaactttttctttcaacGTTGTATCACAATAAGAAATTTCTCTCTCCTTAAACCCCCCGACATGCCATTGGGTATTGATTTGGCAAATGAAGTTGTCTACTTGTAGAGGCACTCACTCATTCAAGACTAAAACATGCATAAATAGCATCTTGTGTTTTTTCCTCTCTCCGATTTTCAGATGAAATCTGGCGCAACAATATCCCTATTCTACCAATCTCACGGTAGGAATGGGTACACCAAGCCCAATTAGCTCCACCGGTAAAATCCGATAATAGACGTCAGAATATTCAGCATAGGAAACGACCAAATGGTGGTCTAGCATGGTTTAATTACCACCCATTTCCCTAGTTAGTATCGTTATCTGGGCGAACAGTACACGGCGTAATCATGGAATTTGATCCCTTTTGACGATAAACAATTTCATCGTTCCAGTCGGTGTTCGGAATCCGACTGACAAATTATACGCCCCAAGTAAAGTCAAACTGCGAAGAAATTAATTACTAACGTCCTGATCAAAGGGGTATATTTTCCGCTATTAATTTAAGGTACATTATAATACGAGACGAAAAGTACGATAAAATGACGTCTTAAGCTAGACACGGGTTCTGTTCATAGATGGAGCCACTGTATGTCGATGTACCCACGGTTAAATTGTCCCGGTGTTTGTTAAACACAATTGAAAGGAAGTCCATTCAAACGGTACTTCTGTGTGATATTTGTATAATACTATTGACGGTACACAACATCAATTAGTATTTTCCAAACAATGATCTATAAAAAGTGACCGAGTCTAGCGGAGTCTCTCTCTCTATACTagtatacattttatatatataccatgCATGTGTTAGAAGGAGGCATCTAAAAGTTCATGTGAGAACATGTGTACTTTACTTGTAAATTTAAGAAAGACAGGAGAGGAATGTTACACTTTTATgagagtttttcactcatatagagacgtcaccagaaTCAGGTGAAGTGACATCCATGCATAAGTCGTAGCGGTGCGGGCTCTCGTAGCGGTGCGGGCTCTGTAGCGGTGTGGGCTCTCGTAGCGGTGTGGGCTCTGTAACGACGTGGGCTCTCGTAGCGGTGCGGGCTCTGTAGCGGTGTGGGCTCTCGTAGGGGTGCGGGCTCTGTAGTGGTGCGGGCTCTGTAGTGGTGCGGGCTCTCGTAGCAGTGCGGGCTCTCGTAGGGGTGCGGGCTCTGTAGCGGTGTGGGCTCTGTAGCGGTGTGGGCTATCGTAGCGGTGTGGGCTCTCGTAGCGGTGCGGGCTCTTGTAGCGGTGTGGGCTCTCGTAGCGGTGCGGGCTCTTAAACCGAAAAGTCCCTAAACTCTCACATCTGGTGCCAGGCGCTCGGCGACATCAAAAGTCATTACCTACGTTCACATCTTGGGTTTGACGCGACCACCGTGATTGGGAATCGAACCCGAGACCTTCCGGCTGGGAAGTGAGCGCCATTACAATTTACCGTGAGTGGTGAATGGTAAACTGAGGACACAAAAGGAATGGTACAACCACAAACATATATACCTACAGCGAACAAAAGGAATGGTACAGCCACAAACATATACATACAACAAACcgtgtacatgtacctacaacAAACCGTGTACATGTACCGACAACAAACcgtgtacatgtacctacaacAAACCATGTACATATACCTACAATAaacagtgtacatgtacctacaataaactgtgtacatgtacctacaataaactgtgtacatgtacctacaacaaactgtgtacatgtacctacaacAAACCGTGTACATGAACCTACAACaaactgtacatgtacctacaataaactgtgtacatgtacctacaacAAACCATGTACATATACCTACAATAAACCGTGTACATGTACCGACAACAAACCGTGTACATGAACCTACAACAAACcgtgtacatgtacctacaacaaacagtgtacatgtacctacaacAAACcgtgtacatgtacctacaacAAACCGTGTACATGAACCTACAACAAACCGTGTACATGAACCTACAACaaactgtacatgtacctacaacAAACcgtgtacatgtacctacaacaaactgtgtacatgtaccgACAACAAACcatgagaaatacatgtatctttagaTGTAAGTGTGTAGGCAATTGAAATTTTTTGAATTGTACAGTGCATGTAAAGCATGTCCCGTGAGGTAAAAAAGAAACTGTGTGCCGACATCATAAAAATCTTCCAGTATGATTTATGATATCAGACCTGGCTGGCAACACTTCAGAAGCTCTCAGTCATTCAAAAGTACATGTCTGCAACTTCACATAAACTCGAATGGTATGTGCAATTCAGTCcataaaacatatcataaaatcaaattttctaaattaatttttatgttgGATAAACAATAACTGGATCAcatcaaaaaattaaaaaatcgaTAGATCAGTCAAAATGTAGAGAAATAAAATAGAAGTAGGTACATAAATGTTTAAAGAAATTCAGTCTGAgaatttttaattaaatatacaatacatgtactatcaaataaaataaagcaAAATACACACTGTAGCATTGTGCCTTAATTActataaataatttttacaattgtgactaaaaatacaaattattataaaaatatgaGCACTACAGCTTGGTTTATTTTGGATACAATGGCAGTCAAAAACGGAAGTGATCATAAGCCAGATGGCTTTATCTGTTTGTGACAGGACTGACTGCAGGTAATTAAATCAGCATCCTATGTATGTAACAACAGGTGTAACACTATACTGGATATTCCAGTTATTCACTGTATAGCTGTCTAACAACAGGACCGTTGCTGTTTTTCAAAGAAGTTGAAGTCCATTAGAAAACTGGCACCCAGCAGAAGAATCTTTTCTTTTACTTCTAAAGGCTTGAGatctatataataaaaaaaaaatcacacttTATCGCATAACATACTGTGACCACATGGAAACCAACTGTCATTATAAACCAATAACAATTAGTTACTAAAATTGTTACAAAATGTATTGTATTTTGGGGAAAAGTGATTAGTTTCCAACTACACTTTTATAGTGCTGAAGTCGCCACAAATACAATAACAACATAGTTAAATATGTTGTACTCTTCCCCCTTAATTTCATAACAAATTAGCAGACTTCATTGGCTCTAGTGAATTCTATAATTAATGACAACAGTTTTAattgaaacaagatgtgtttgagTAACACAAATGcacccgataatggccaattccaacgatGGCCAAGGttacaaggacaaatatcttggtaccagttgacagatcttgtcacaagaaatgctcatatgCAAGATGAAAGCATTTAGAatttatgaccaatgtcaattttttaaaaagtaggccaaatgccaaggtcaaaaggtttagtaacCACagagaggtcttgtcacaaggaatactcatgtgaaatatcaaagctctagcacttgatgtttaaaagttattagcaaggttaaagttttcaaaaa is part of the Ostrea edulis chromosome 2, xbOstEdul1.1, whole genome shotgun sequence genome and harbors:
- the LOC125682254 gene encoding uncharacterized protein LOC125682254; this translates as MFANQDQREQTDIVAMDFLRQRPKSATMRLRNIDTSLSDHKLILPTVESAVTQFIQLSKRNRSAGNRTLAVSLPDPESHCEQSSVENIGVRMRYTHGIPCDADLMSKERHKTMALLYHELAMDSVDVVFDANNPDSRRSCSPKKIVVGSPTLQGMQAQIQSLTESFAHRCRIPKSRSLPESTYFRSIQTMTSPDVQQLQSVQDTPTDDKLKDDIDMFDNLPPVVTPPLNGNDTLTFKDNRNDRRQACKKKTHKSKQSKKNKKKETEDHHDWVITDGIINPDIHRDAYIRALQDARSKYFRKASPNSYVTEPYKFSYFDVTNKNERGKQPKERDFRNFVGMRRIFGDIRLDDYYSHRYTGKYITKKPEVRTLLKDNVR